A stretch of Triticum aestivum cultivar Chinese Spring chromosome 1D, IWGSC CS RefSeq v2.1, whole genome shotgun sequence DNA encodes these proteins:
- the LOC123174079 gene encoding bisdemethoxycurcumin synthase-like — protein sequence MATALQEIRQAQRADGHAAVLAIGTANPATSMLQDEYTDYYFRVTKSEHLTHLKHKLKRILRTPGIEKRFMHVSEEILDAHPDLIDRTLPTLDARIDMASAAVPKLAASAAWKAIVEWGRPATDITHLVFSTYSGGRAPSADLRLASLLGLRPTVCRTVLNLNGCSGGGRALQIAKELAENNRGARDGCLDTIVGQGLFGDGAGAIVVGADPVEDERPLFEMAFTTQTTIPETEDAITMQLRKGGLDFHISSQVPRLLAENIERVLIDAFEPLGVVANGAAWNDLFWAIHPGGRSILDNIEELLGLDAEKLGASRQVLRDFGNMSGATVIFVLDELRRRRAKEGETAAEWGVVMAFGPGITIETMVLHAATNNLKEN from the exons ATGGCAACGGCTCTGCAGGAGATCCGGCAGGCTCAGCGTGCGGACGGCCACGCCGCCGTCCTCGCCATCGGCACGGCCAACCCGGCGACCTCCATGCTCCAGGATGAGTACACCGACTACTACTTCCGTGTCACTAAGAGCGAGCACCTCACCCACCTCAAGCACAAGCTCAAGAGAATTT TACGTACTCCAGGCATCGAGAAGCGCTTCATGCACGTCAGCGAGGAAATCCTGGACGCCCATCCGGACCTGATCGATCGCACGTTGCCGACCCTGGACGCCCGGATAGACATGGCCTCCGCGGCAGTCCCGAAACTCGCCGCGTCCGCCGCCTGGAAGGCCATCGTCGAGTGGGGGCGACCGGCCACGGACATCACCCACCTTGTCTTCAGCACCTACTCCGGCGGCAGAGCCCCGAGCGCCGACCTCCGGCTCGCGTCTCTCCTCGGCCTCCGCCCCACCGTCTGCCGCACCGTACTCAACCTCAACGGCTGCTCCGGCGGTGGGAGGGCACTGCAGATCGCCAAGGAGCTCGCCGAGAACAACCGTGGAGCGCGC GACGGCTGCCTCGACACCATCGTTGGCCAGGGGCTGTTCGGTGacggcgccggcgccatcgtcgtCGGCGCCGACCCCGTCGAAGACGAACGCCCGCTGTTCGAGATGGCCTTCACGACGCAGACGACGATACCGGAAACCGAGGACGCGATCACCATGCAGCTCAGAAAAGGCGGCCTCGACTTCCACATATCCAGCCAGGTGCCGAGGCTGCTTGCGGAGAACATCGAGCGTGTTCTAATCGACGCGTTCGAGCCTCTCGGCGTCGTCGCAAATGGTGCTGCATGGAACGACCTCTTCTGGGCGATCCACCCCGGCGGCCGCTCCATCCTGGACAACATCGAGGAGCTGCTTGGGCTGGACGCGGAGAAGCTGGGGGCTAGCCGGCAGGTGCTGCGTGACTTCGGCAACATGAGTGGCGCAACGGTGATCTTCGTGCTCGATGAGCTGCGGCGCCGTCGGGCCAAGGAAGGGGAGACGGCGGCAGAGTGGGGCGTGGTTATGGCGTTCGGACCTGGGATCACGATCGAGACCATGGTGCTGCACGCCGCAACAAACAATCTCAAAGAAAATTGA